One region of Tumebacillus amylolyticus genomic DNA includes:
- a CDS encoding MDR family MFS transporter: MKYRDLHINVKVRLVEAFLVNLVGNMIYPFMAIYFADRYGPAITGFLFVANILIGLFFGLYGGVLADRFGRRKMLRIAETGRFLSLLIIGLANSPWFDSPLTTLVLVLILNGFGGLAFPAMQAMIVDCTTPEDRKFVYSLDYWTLNTSLLIGGMVGAFFFRSYLFELFSAAALISFGSLCLLLFVIRETHFPKSKSAQEKAGEPAPKSQGGGYGMVLRDRTFMLYILAVALLLSLEQIFFNYAGVRLSGEMTTQSLFSWGDQDAKVDGVGMFGILRTENALFVVLLAGVATRWFKRFRDTGVLMAGILVTMIGFAVLAVSNSPWLLLVCMLIATLGELMHTPIRQSYLAEIIPPANRGTYMAMTGLNPVIAQLIGAGSITAGAVVSSWVISIATLVIGLASAGLFGKTLLNLPKRKQAMEAEEALQQGAST; the protein is encoded by the coding sequence ATGAAATACCGTGATCTGCATATCAACGTGAAAGTACGATTGGTCGAGGCGTTTTTAGTCAACTTAGTGGGCAATATGATCTATCCGTTTATGGCGATCTATTTTGCAGATCGCTACGGCCCTGCGATCACCGGGTTTCTGTTTGTCGCGAACATCCTGATCGGGCTGTTCTTTGGACTGTACGGCGGGGTGCTCGCCGACCGTTTTGGTCGGCGAAAGATGTTGCGAATCGCGGAAACGGGCCGTTTCCTCTCGCTGTTGATCATCGGTTTGGCGAACTCGCCTTGGTTTGATTCACCATTGACGACGCTGGTTCTCGTGTTGATTTTGAACGGATTTGGCGGTTTGGCCTTCCCGGCGATGCAAGCGATGATCGTCGATTGCACCACGCCGGAGGACCGTAAGTTTGTGTACAGCCTCGATTATTGGACGTTGAACACCTCGCTGCTGATCGGCGGGATGGTCGGGGCGTTTTTCTTCCGATCCTACCTGTTTGAGCTGTTCTCGGCGGCGGCTTTGATCTCGTTTGGCTCGCTGTGCTTGCTGTTGTTCGTCATTCGAGAGACTCACTTCCCCAAGTCAAAATCTGCGCAGGAAAAAGCGGGTGAACCCGCTCCGAAATCTCAAGGCGGCGGCTACGGGATGGTGTTGCGTGACCGCACGTTCATGCTCTATATCTTGGCGGTGGCACTGTTGCTCTCGCTCGAGCAGATCTTTTTCAACTATGCGGGCGTCCGTCTGTCCGGCGAGATGACGACCCAATCGCTGTTCTCATGGGGCGATCAAGATGCGAAGGTCGACGGAGTCGGCATGTTCGGGATCTTGCGCACCGAAAACGCTCTGTTCGTCGTGTTGCTGGCCGGGGTTGCCACGCGGTGGTTCAAACGTTTCCGGGACACAGGCGTGCTGATGGCAGGCATCTTGGTTACCATGATCGGGTTCGCCGTGCTGGCGGTCTCCAACAGTCCGTGGCTGTTGCTGGTCTGCATGTTGATCGCCACGCTGGGGGAACTGATGCACACCCCGATTCGCCAGTCCTATCTCGCGGAGATCATTCCGCCCGCCAACCGGGGCACATACATGGCGATGACGGGGTTGAACCCGGTCATCGCACAGCTGATCGGAGCCGGTTCGATCACAGCCGGCGCCGTCGTTTCCTCTTGGGTGATCAGCATTGCCACGCTTGTGATCGGACTGGCGAGCGCAGGGCTGTTCGGGAAAACGTTACTCAATTTGCCAAAGCGCAAACAAGCGATGGAAGCAGAAGAGGCTTTGCAACAAGGAGCTTCCACATAA
- a CDS encoding type I polyketide synthase, producing the protein MTDRLKQGYEPIAIVGIGCRFPGGVRDPESFWNLLREGVDAVTEVPADRWDTQRFYHPNHKKPDTSDMHWGGFVDDVDKFDPEFFGISPREADEMDPQQRMMLEVSWEALEDAGLRPEKLIGSKTGVYVGSYTSDDQFLQTAQHKVDFLDLNSLSGFMTTMTSNRVSNAFDFQGPSMTIDTACSSSLVAVHLACQSLITGESNLALAGGVNIMVTPHITLDKTEGGSFSPDGRSKAFDSRANGYVRAEGGAMVVLKRLEEALADGDPIYAVIAGSACNQDGSSDGVTVQNEQSQEALMRDALSLAGIEAHQIQYMEAHSTGTSVGEPIEANALGNVLSENRPDGEYCWVGSVKTNIGHTEGAAGVTGLIKAALSLWKEEIPPHLHLLETNPEMDLEALRLRVPTTLQPWEKTTKPRYAGINSFGFGGTNVHVILTEAPAVAEKTEVPSAPTDQLIPLSARTPEALQDVAASYRAALAEGGKLAQVSLADLAHSTALHRGHHPQRMALVVSNKDELLEALDAVVTSETHPRAIEGTAPVTPEKTRRLAFVFTGMGPQWWGMGRQLYAEEPVFRATLDECDRVFQAMSGWSLLEEMLRKDESQSRMEETQISQPAHLFLQIGLTNWWRSMGIEPEAVVGHSAGEAAAAYAAGILSMAEVVRIVYHRSRLQQPITGQGQMIGVGLSESAIRQHLQGYEDRINLAAINSPGGVTLAGETQALEEVLRPLQEADVFVRDLKVGMAFHSHYMNPMKEEFLEQLEGMKAQKSAISYYSSVLGVQADIHELGTEYWWRNLRDTVQFAQAVLIMIEDGYDTFLEIGPHPVLAGSLRECLALKNRTAEVLPSIRRAEAERPQLMSTLGALYTLGYEPNWRALVGQAAFVRLPRYAWQHESYGHETSASRRHRLGDGEAHPLLQQRLSTTRPVWESSLDLRGLPYLGDHRIRGAVAYPEAAYMEMGMAAARTLYGSQSAGFELSDISFEKAFFLNAETGNKVQLHFNGASGHFEVYSTEYESDHPVWTRHAAGTVRPRPSTDARKADLNAWRVQCVHAISKQQAYAHFQSLGLECGPSFQGMEQLWQGQGVAFAELRMPQLVEAEAADYVFHPAMLDIALQMMAAVMPYDGGDRSALFMPVAISQVVLRQAPTPRMWAFARLDEHTDSAVRASITVVDEQGHVVLEVTDLLAQSFQTVAAGQAEAAATVDFGDIYRQTEDHERQELLTEELTGIVSQVLNVPRAKLQTGRSLQTYGLDSMMAIRLKGRLEKTLGSSVSLVDLIQGVSVDELATALRPQVDEWAMLSSVDLEEDLLAELSELSSDELDAMLAEIAVSKED; encoded by the coding sequence ATGACCGATAGATTGAAACAAGGGTATGAACCGATCGCCATCGTAGGGATCGGTTGCAGATTTCCAGGCGGTGTCCGCGACCCCGAGAGTTTCTGGAACTTGCTTCGCGAAGGCGTGGATGCGGTGACGGAAGTGCCGGCCGACCGTTGGGATACCCAACGCTTCTATCACCCCAATCACAAAAAGCCGGACACGTCCGATATGCACTGGGGCGGATTCGTGGACGATGTCGACAAGTTCGATCCGGAGTTCTTCGGCATCTCGCCCCGGGAAGCGGATGAGATGGACCCGCAACAACGAATGATGCTTGAAGTGAGCTGGGAGGCGCTCGAGGACGCGGGCTTGCGGCCGGAGAAATTGATTGGCTCCAAGACGGGCGTTTACGTAGGAAGCTACACGTCTGACGATCAGTTCTTGCAGACCGCCCAGCACAAGGTCGATTTTCTCGACTTGAACTCGCTTTCCGGGTTCATGACGACGATGACCTCCAACCGGGTCTCCAACGCATTCGACTTCCAAGGACCTTCGATGACGATCGACACGGCTTGCTCCTCCTCGTTGGTCGCTGTGCACCTCGCCTGCCAGAGCTTGATCACGGGGGAATCGAACCTCGCCTTGGCGGGCGGTGTGAACATCATGGTCACGCCGCACATCACGCTTGATAAGACCGAAGGCGGCTCTTTTTCCCCGGACGGCCGTTCCAAGGCGTTCGACTCTCGGGCGAACGGCTATGTGCGCGCCGAAGGGGGCGCCATGGTCGTGCTCAAGCGATTGGAAGAGGCGTTGGCGGACGGGGATCCGATCTATGCGGTGATCGCCGGGTCGGCGTGTAACCAAGACGGTAGCAGTGATGGGGTAACGGTGCAGAACGAACAGTCGCAAGAAGCGCTGATGCGGGACGCCCTGAGTCTTGCAGGCATCGAGGCGCATCAGATTCAATACATGGAAGCTCATAGCACGGGAACCTCGGTGGGCGAACCGATCGAAGCGAATGCGCTCGGGAATGTGCTGTCTGAGAACCGTCCGGATGGCGAGTATTGCTGGGTCGGATCGGTGAAGACCAACATCGGCCACACAGAAGGAGCCGCCGGGGTAACCGGGCTGATCAAAGCCGCGCTGAGCTTGTGGAAGGAAGAGATCCCACCACATCTGCATTTGCTTGAAACCAATCCGGAAATGGATCTGGAAGCCCTGCGTCTGCGCGTGCCGACCACCCTCCAACCGTGGGAAAAAACGACGAAACCCCGTTATGCTGGCATCAACTCCTTCGGTTTTGGCGGCACCAATGTTCATGTGATTTTGACCGAAGCTCCGGCAGTTGCTGAAAAAACGGAGGTGCCGAGCGCTCCTACCGATCAGTTGATCCCTTTGTCCGCCCGCACGCCGGAGGCGTTGCAAGACGTTGCCGCCTCCTATCGGGCGGCGCTCGCAGAAGGAGGCAAACTGGCACAGGTCAGCTTGGCTGACCTCGCACACAGCACCGCCTTGCATCGAGGACACCATCCGCAGCGCATGGCCTTGGTTGTTTCGAACAAGGACGAGCTGCTTGAAGCGCTCGACGCCGTTGTGACTTCGGAAACCCATCCGCGCGCCATCGAAGGAACTGCGCCCGTTACTCCGGAGAAAACGCGCCGCCTCGCTTTTGTCTTCACAGGAATGGGGCCGCAATGGTGGGGTATGGGACGCCAACTGTATGCGGAGGAGCCGGTCTTCCGCGCCACTCTCGACGAGTGTGACCGCGTGTTCCAAGCGATGTCCGGATGGTCGCTGCTGGAGGAGATGTTGAGGAAGGACGAGTCACAGTCCCGCATGGAAGAGACACAGATCTCCCAGCCGGCCCATCTGTTCCTGCAGATCGGTCTGACGAATTGGTGGCGGTCGATGGGCATTGAGCCGGAGGCTGTCGTCGGGCACAGCGCCGGGGAAGCGGCCGCTGCCTACGCGGCGGGCATCCTGTCCATGGCAGAAGTTGTGCGGATCGTCTATCATCGCAGCCGCCTGCAACAGCCGATCACCGGTCAAGGACAAATGATCGGTGTCGGGCTGTCGGAGTCGGCGATCCGTCAACATCTGCAAGGATACGAAGACCGGATCAACCTCGCCGCGATCAACTCGCCGGGCGGCGTCACGCTGGCGGGAGAGACGCAAGCGCTGGAGGAAGTGCTCAGACCTTTGCAGGAGGCGGATGTTTTTGTCCGCGATCTAAAAGTGGGCATGGCGTTCCACAGCCATTACATGAACCCGATGAAAGAGGAGTTCTTGGAACAATTGGAAGGGATGAAAGCTCAAAAGAGCGCGATTTCCTACTACTCCTCGGTGCTGGGTGTGCAAGCGGACATTCACGAACTTGGCACCGAGTACTGGTGGCGCAACTTGCGGGATACCGTGCAGTTTGCACAAGCGGTGTTGATCATGATCGAGGACGGCTATGACACCTTCCTTGAGATCGGCCCGCATCCGGTGCTCGCGGGTTCCCTTCGTGAATGCCTCGCGCTGAAAAATCGCACGGCTGAGGTACTCCCTTCGATTCGGCGTGCGGAAGCGGAACGTCCGCAATTGATGAGCACTCTGGGTGCCTTGTATACGCTCGGCTATGAGCCGAACTGGAGAGCGTTGGTTGGACAGGCTGCGTTCGTTCGCTTGCCGAGATATGCGTGGCAGCATGAGTCGTACGGGCACGAGACGTCTGCTTCCCGCCGCCACCGTCTGGGGGATGGAGAGGCACACCCGTTGTTGCAACAGCGCCTGTCCACGACGCGTCCGGTCTGGGAATCGAGCCTCGACCTACGGGGCTTGCCTTATCTGGGCGATCACCGGATTCGCGGGGCGGTCGCCTACCCGGAGGCCGCCTATATGGAGATGGGAATGGCCGCGGCTCGCACTCTGTACGGCAGTCAGTCCGCCGGGTTCGAGCTATCCGACATCTCGTTTGAAAAAGCGTTCTTCCTGAATGCAGAGACGGGAAATAAAGTGCAACTGCATTTCAACGGCGCAAGCGGGCACTTTGAAGTTTACTCCACCGAGTATGAGAGTGATCATCCCGTCTGGACGAGACATGCAGCGGGCACAGTCAGACCGAGGCCGTCCACTGACGCGCGCAAGGCCGACCTCAACGCGTGGCGTGTACAATGTGTCCACGCTATTTCGAAACAACAAGCCTACGCGCATTTCCAAAGCCTCGGACTTGAGTGCGGTCCGTCGTTCCAAGGCATGGAACAACTTTGGCAAGGACAAGGAGTGGCGTTTGCTGAGTTACGGATGCCACAGCTGGTGGAGGCGGAAGCGGCCGACTATGTGTTCCACCCGGCGATGCTCGACATCGCCTTGCAGATGATGGCAGCCGTGATGCCGTATGACGGGGGCGATCGTTCGGCGCTGTTCATGCCGGTTGCGATCTCGCAGGTTGTGTTGCGGCAGGCACCGACTCCGCGCATGTGGGCGTTTGCCCGCCTCGATGAACACACAGACAGCGCGGTTCGCGCCTCGATCACCGTCGTGGACGAACAAGGCCATGTCGTACTGGAAGTGACCGACCTCCTCGCGCAGTCCTTCCAAACGGTCGCAGCAGGACAGGCCGAGGCAGCGGCCACGGTCGATTTTGGCGATATCTATCGCCAGACCGAAGACCATGAACGGCAAGAGCTGTTGACCGAGGAACTCACCGGAATTGTCTCGCAAGTACTGAACGTGCCCCGCGCCAAACTGCAGACGGGACGTTCTCTGCAAACATATGGATTGGATTCGATGATGGCGATCAGGCTCAAGGGTCGCTTGGAAAAAACACTCGGCTCGTCCGTGTCGCTCGTCGACTTGATCCAAGGGGTGAGCGTCGACGAATTGGCGACCGCCCTGCGTCCGCAAGTGGATGAGTGGGCGATGCTCTCGTCGGTCGATCTTGAAGAAGACCTGCTGGCGGAACTGAGCGAACTCTCGTCGGACGAACTGGATGCCATGCTGGCTGAAATCGCCGTTTCCAAGGAGGACTAA
- a CDS encoding non-ribosomal peptide synthetase — translation MSNVKDRLSQLTPEQLHALQARLKKDRVAATAKGNSIAALPRDREMYPVSFTQKRMWLLQRMDPDNASYNNASIIRLTGSLDPALMHKSLQEFVNRHEALRTTFHEQGEGELYQRVHDTLELPLPLYDLEHLPIELREEEAKRLMRQEAHQPFDLENGPLIRTFLYRLSEREHLIMFMVHHIVIDGWSASVFLSELGLLYGEASTGTRANLPVPELHFIDFAAWHNEWFNGEVAAKQLAYWKEQLAGKVPALELPADRPRPLIPRYRGSICRLHIETDLIARLQELSREAETTMFMTLMAGFQALLHRYTGQTDFSVGFPVAGRSREETHGIFGPLMNTVPLRALVSEEESFLELLQRVRERVSGAMANPDVPLEKLVEELQPERQPGTSPFYQVMFNLIFEIPETHLPELSIVYEMFDSGVAKFDLVIEAFLKPDGLHLVFEYNTDLFDEATMVRLANSYRILLAGVAEQPERPVWQLPVLTPEDTHRVLVEWNDTATEQDPRTRHVVQAFEEMAAHHATDIAVVGGDVRLTYQELNERANRLARFLRERGVVKDSRVGLCADHTPDMVVGVLAVLKAGGAYVPIDPAYPQDRIAYMMEDSGIELLLTQSKLAERLPDKTRRFLLDTEFETLTEFATDNLDLPITPDDLVYVIYTSGSTGRPKGVLITHGGLMNYLTWAIDTYAQKGHGAPVHSSLAFDLTVTSMYVPLLSGKRVVLAAGSMGVDALVEAMRQSPGYSLTKITPAHLQLLGMEAQSGGDAHTWNHVFVIGGEALTYESIAPWQQLAPDTVLINEYGPTETVVGCCVYSVPRGEQAAGTVPIGRPIANTQLYVLDRHFQPVPIGAVGELYISGYGVARGYLNRPELTAERFVENPFVPGTRMYKTGDLARYLSDGNLVYLGRLDDQVKIRGYRIELGEIETVLATHAQVKLAAVVVQDDGQGDKRLVGYYTTADGGPIPTRDLRSFLKDTLPPHMVPAALVHLENMPLTVNGKIDRKALPALERTGTQEAVEAVPITQLELQVKAVWEAVLKREQVNVTDNFYEIGGHSVNAILITSRLKKALQVDFQIRDIFQAPTVRELATFLGAKLRAEHGDELPALTHVKRDQPLPLSYEQQRLWLSDQMQQDTQYNVRFVWELEGPVQPGALEQSFLEIIRRHEALRTVFRLEGTQPVQVILPEVAFQIERFDLRGLSDEQQQAQLDEHLQSINTPFDLAEGPMLRAKLLQRSEVRHVLHLCVHHIIGDGWSLDILARELTALYEAYAEGRDVSLPEPRLTYADYAVWQRRLLEEGYLDGQLHYWQNKLAGAAPLLDLRPDFPRPAVQSVNGDTLRLQLPAGLQEGLEAYSRQERATLFMTLLSAYNLVLSQRSGTDDILVGIPIANRHQEETQAVFGMFLNTLAIRSDLSGVETFRDLLASVRDSSHEAFSNQEVPFDRVIEAVNPERNTAYSPLVQVWFNHQNTPRREFELKGLTLRQQPVAEEAVKFDFMLEALTETDGQLNVSFSYNTDLYRAWTAELLAGQWQAVLTRIVKQPEVTLSELRLELAELARLAEEQHKQSFQSARRSKLQAIKSKKTGGTTE, via the coding sequence ATGAGTAACGTAAAAGATCGGCTGTCCCAACTTACGCCGGAACAGCTCCATGCTTTACAGGCCCGACTGAAAAAAGACAGAGTGGCAGCTACCGCAAAAGGCAACTCGATTGCGGCGCTGCCTCGTGACCGCGAGATGTATCCGGTGTCGTTTACCCAAAAACGGATGTGGCTGCTCCAGCGAATGGACCCGGACAATGCCTCCTATAACAACGCGTCGATCATCCGGTTAACAGGGAGCCTCGACCCGGCGCTGATGCACAAGAGCCTCCAAGAATTCGTCAACCGTCATGAAGCGCTCCGCACGACCTTCCACGAACAGGGGGAAGGGGAGTTGTATCAGCGGGTGCATGACACGCTCGAACTTCCCTTGCCGTTGTACGACCTTGAACACCTCCCGATCGAGCTGCGGGAGGAGGAAGCGAAGCGGTTGATGCGCCAAGAAGCGCATCAGCCCTTTGACCTCGAAAACGGTCCGTTGATTCGCACCTTCCTCTACCGCCTCTCGGAGCGGGAGCATCTCATCATGTTCATGGTGCACCACATCGTCATCGACGGTTGGTCGGCCAGTGTGTTCCTTTCCGAGCTCGGGCTTCTGTACGGGGAAGCCAGCACCGGAACCCGCGCCAACTTGCCCGTCCCGGAACTGCACTTCATCGATTTTGCCGCTTGGCATAACGAATGGTTCAACGGTGAGGTCGCCGCGAAGCAGCTTGCATATTGGAAAGAACAGCTCGCCGGCAAAGTCCCGGCGCTTGAACTGCCGGCGGACCGCCCGCGCCCTCTGATCCCGCGTTACCGCGGGTCGATCTGCCGCTTGCACATCGAAACTGACTTGATCGCTCGCTTGCAAGAATTGAGCCGTGAAGCGGAGACCACGATGTTCATGACCCTGATGGCGGGCTTTCAGGCGCTCCTGCACCGCTATACGGGCCAAACCGATTTTTCGGTCGGGTTCCCTGTTGCCGGCCGGTCTCGCGAGGAGACTCACGGCATCTTTGGACCGTTGATGAACACCGTGCCACTGCGGGCGCTCGTCTCGGAAGAAGAGTCGTTCCTCGAACTCTTGCAGCGCGTGCGTGAGCGAGTATCCGGCGCGATGGCCAACCCGGATGTACCGCTTGAAAAACTGGTCGAAGAGTTGCAGCCGGAACGCCAGCCGGGCACTTCGCCTTTTTATCAGGTCATGTTCAACCTGATCTTCGAAATTCCGGAAACGCACCTGCCGGAGCTCAGCATCGTCTACGAAATGTTTGATTCAGGCGTCGCCAAGTTCGATCTTGTGATCGAAGCGTTCTTGAAACCGGACGGATTGCATCTTGTGTTCGAATACAACACCGATCTGTTCGACGAAGCGACGATGGTGCGTCTGGCCAACTCGTACCGCATCCTGTTGGCCGGTGTCGCCGAGCAGCCGGAACGCCCGGTTTGGCAATTGCCGGTACTCACGCCGGAAGACACCCACCGCGTGCTCGTCGAGTGGAACGACACCGCAACGGAGCAAGACCCGCGCACGCGTCATGTTGTACAAGCATTCGAGGAGATGGCAGCGCATCATGCGACTGACATCGCGGTGGTTGGAGGCGATGTGCGCCTGACCTACCAAGAGTTGAACGAGCGCGCGAATCGACTCGCCCGTTTCCTGCGCGAACGAGGCGTGGTGAAGGACAGCCGCGTAGGTCTCTGCGCGGATCACACACCGGACATGGTCGTGGGGGTACTCGCGGTGCTCAAAGCGGGCGGGGCCTATGTCCCGATCGATCCGGCTTACCCGCAGGATCGGATCGCCTACATGATGGAGGACAGCGGGATCGAACTCTTGCTCACCCAGAGCAAGTTGGCGGAGCGTCTGCCTGACAAAACGCGGCGCTTTTTGCTGGACACCGAATTCGAAACATTGACCGAGTTCGCAACCGACAATCTCGATCTTCCCATCACGCCAGACGACCTCGTGTATGTCATCTACACCTCCGGCTCAACAGGCCGTCCCAAGGGTGTTCTGATCACACACGGCGGCTTGATGAACTACCTGACCTGGGCGATCGACACCTACGCGCAAAAAGGTCACGGGGCTCCCGTGCATTCCTCGCTGGCGTTCGATTTGACCGTCACCTCGATGTACGTTCCGCTGCTCAGCGGCAAGCGCGTCGTGTTGGCGGCTGGATCGATGGGGGTAGACGCCTTGGTCGAAGCGATGCGCCAGTCGCCGGGCTACAGCTTGACGAAAATCACTCCGGCTCACCTGCAACTGCTCGGCATGGAAGCACAGTCCGGCGGGGATGCCCATACCTGGAATCACGTCTTCGTCATCGGCGGTGAAGCGCTCACCTATGAAAGTATCGCTCCGTGGCAACAGCTCGCCCCCGACACCGTGCTGATCAATGAATACGGCCCGACGGAAACGGTGGTCGGCTGCTGCGTCTACAGCGTGCCGCGTGGAGAACAAGCGGCCGGGACCGTCCCGATCGGACGACCGATCGCGAACACGCAGCTCTACGTGCTCGACCGACATTTTCAACCGGTGCCGATCGGGGCGGTTGGGGAACTGTACATCAGCGGCTACGGCGTCGCTCGCGGCTACTTGAACCGTCCAGAGTTGACCGCGGAACGTTTTGTCGAGAATCCTTTTGTCCCAGGCACCCGCATGTACAAAACGGGCGACCTCGCCCGCTACCTGTCCGACGGCAACCTCGTCTACCTCGGCCGTCTCGACGACCAGGTGAAGATTCGCGGATACCGCATCGAGCTCGGGGAGATTGAAACGGTGCTGGCCACGCACGCCCAGGTCAAGCTGGCGGCCGTCGTTGTACAAGACGACGGACAAGGGGACAAGCGTCTCGTCGGCTACTACACCACGGCAGACGGTGGACCCATTCCCACTCGCGACTTGCGCAGTTTCTTAAAAGACACGCTCCCGCCGCACATGGTCCCGGCCGCACTTGTGCATCTGGAGAACATGCCGCTCACCGTCAACGGCAAGATCGACCGTAAGGCGTTGCCCGCACTCGAACGCACAGGTACCCAAGAGGCTGTGGAGGCTGTACCGATCACACAATTGGAGTTGCAGGTGAAGGCGGTGTGGGAAGCCGTGCTGAAGCGGGAACAAGTGAATGTGACGGACAACTTTTATGAAATCGGCGGGCACTCCGTCAATGCGATCTTGATCACCTCACGTCTGAAAAAAGCGCTGCAGGTCGACTTCCAGATCCGCGATATCTTCCAAGCGCCGACCGTGCGTGAACTGGCAACGTTCCTCGGCGCGAAACTGCGTGCGGAACATGGGGACGAACTGCCTGCGTTGACGCATGTAAAACGAGATCAGCCGTTGCCGCTCTCGTACGAACAGCAGCGCCTCTGGCTTTCAGATCAGATGCAACAGGATACGCAATACAATGTGCGGTTTGTGTGGGAGTTGGAGGGGCCGGTGCAGCCGGGGGCGCTTGAGCAAAGCTTCCTTGAAATCATTCGACGGCATGAAGCGTTGCGCACCGTGTTCCGCCTGGAGGGCACGCAACCTGTGCAAGTCATCCTCCCGGAAGTCGCCTTCCAGATCGAGCGGTTCGACCTGCGGGGCCTTTCGGACGAACAGCAGCAAGCACAGCTTGACGAGCATCTGCAAAGCATCAACACGCCGTTCGATCTGGCGGAAGGTCCGATGTTGCGTGCGAAGCTGTTGCAGCGAAGCGAAGTGCGTCACGTCCTGCACCTGTGCGTGCATCACATCATCGGCGACGGCTGGTCGCTCGACATCCTCGCTCGGGAGTTGACCGCCCTGTATGAAGCCTATGCGGAGGGACGCGACGTTTCACTGCCTGAGCCGCGCCTGACGTATGCGGACTACGCGGTCTGGCAGCGGCGCTTGCTGGAGGAAGGCTATCTGGACGGGCAACTGCACTATTGGCAAAATAAGCTGGCCGGGGCTGCTCCGCTACTCGACTTGCGCCCCGACTTTCCTCGCCCGGCTGTGCAGAGCGTCAACGGAGACACGTTGCGCCTCCAACTTCCCGCCGGCTTGCAAGAGGGCTTGGAAGCGTACTCCCGTCAAGAACGCGCTACGCTGTTCATGACGTTGCTCTCCGCCTATAACCTCGTGCTCAGCCAGCGCAGCGGCACCGATGACATTCTCGTCGGTATCCCGATCGCCAATCGTCATCAGGAAGAGACGCAAGCGGTGTTCGGCATGTTCCTCAACACGCTGGCGATCCGCTCGGATCTGTCAGGGGTGGAGACCTTCCGTGACTTGCTGGCGAGCGTGCGCGACAGCTCGCATGAGGCGTTTTCCAATCAAGAGGTGCCGTTTGACCGTGTGATCGAAGCTGTGAATCCGGAACGCAATACCGCCTACTCGCCGCTGGTGCAAGTCTGGTTCAACCACCAGAACACGCCGCGCCGCGAGTTCGAATTGAAGGGGCTGACTTTGCGCCAGCAACCGGTCGCGGAAGAAGCGGTCAAGTTCGATTTTATGTTGGAAGCGTTGACGGAGACGGACGGGCAACTGAACGTCTCGTTCTCCTACAACACCGATCTGTACCGCGCGTGGACCGCCGAACTTCTGGCCGGCCAGTGGCAAGCCGTCCTCACCCGCATCGTGAAACAGCCAGAGGTGACGCTGTCTGAACTGCGTCTGGAATTGGCAGAGCTGGCACGACTTGCGGAAGAACAACACAAGCAGTCCTTCCAATCGGCGCGCCGTTCCAAATTGCAAGCGATCAAATCGAAAAAAACAGGGGGTACGACGGAATGA
- a CDS encoding TauD/TfdA family dioxygenase, giving the protein MKKGLSEFKTKAVKLSSEQEMMRIEDFAPGQRLPLLITPMMPGVNLLDWCARNRTKLEELLLETGGLLFRGFDISTQERFDEFVSGMCDELLVYNESSSPRTKLTSNVYTSTEHPKELVILQHNELSYSNVWPQRIWFCSVVEAQSGGETPLADMRRVYERIDPEIRAKFEEKGWMLMRNYGDGFGLPWEDVFHTEDPAEMEAYCQENGIEVEWKADGNLRTRQVRKAVRLHPTTGEKLWFNHAAFWHESSLEPEIRELLTAELGVEGLPYNTYYGDGTPIEEEVAAALRAATEAETIAFPWQRGDLLMLDNMLVSHGRNSFTGERRTLVAMGEPLTRANADRIEAEMKK; this is encoded by the coding sequence ATGAAGAAAGGTCTGTCTGAGTTCAAAACGAAAGCTGTGAAATTGTCCTCGGAGCAAGAAATGATGCGAATCGAAGACTTCGCACCGGGTCAGCGTCTGCCGCTCTTGATCACACCGATGATGCCGGGCGTCAACCTGCTGGACTGGTGCGCGCGCAACCGTACCAAGTTGGAGGAGTTGCTGTTGGAAACGGGCGGTCTGCTGTTCCGCGGGTTCGACATCTCCACGCAGGAGCGTTTTGACGAGTTCGTCTCGGGCATGTGCGATGAATTGCTGGTCTACAACGAGTCCTCCTCGCCGCGCACGAAACTGACCAGCAACGTGTATACCTCGACCGAACATCCGAAGGAACTGGTGATCCTTCAGCACAATGAACTCTCCTATTCGAATGTTTGGCCGCAGCGTATCTGGTTCTGCTCTGTGGTGGAAGCACAAAGCGGCGGCGAGACTCCGCTCGCAGACATGCGCCGTGTCTACGAGCGTATCGATCCGGAGATCCGCGCCAAGTTCGAGGAAAAAGGCTGGATGCTGATGCGCAACTACGGCGATGGATTCGGCCTGCCTTGGGAGGATGTGTTCCATACGGAGGATCCTGCTGAAATGGAAGCGTACTGCCAGGAAAATGGAATTGAAGTCGAGTGGAAGGCAGACGGGAACTTGCGCACGCGTCAAGTCCGCAAGGCGGTGCGCCTCCACCCGACCACTGGTGAGAAGCTTTGGTTCAACCACGCCGCATTCTGGCATGAATCCAGTCTGGAGCCGGAAATTCGCGAACTGTTGACAGCGGAACTCGGCGTGGAAGGGTTGCCTTACAACACCTACTATGGGGACGGGACACCGATTGAAGAGGAAGTTGCGGCGGCGTTGCGTGCTGCAACCGAAGCGGAGACGATCGCCTTCCCTTGGCAAAGAGGGGATCTGCTGATGCTGGACAACATGCTCGTTTCGCATGGCCGCAACTCGTTCACGGGCGAACGCCGCACGCTGGTAGCGATGGGCGAACCGCTCACCAGAGCAAATGCTGACCGCATTGAAGCGGAGATGAAGAAGTAG